The Pseudomonadota bacterium nucleotide sequence CGCACCACGCCGTTGACGTCCACGCGCGGCATGCGCAGGTTCTCGGTCTCGCCGAGCTGCGCGCGCGCGGCCTCGACATTGGCGATGGCGACCTTGAGATCGTTGTTGGCCGCCAGCGCCGCCGCGATCAGGGCATCGAGGTCCGGATCGTGCAGTGATTGCCACCATTGTTCCGGCGGCTCGCTGGTGACGACCCGCGCCGAATTGCCGTCGTCGCCGGCCGCGCGAAAGGCCGGCATGGCGTCAGCGTCGGTGGCGGCGGGCGCCTGGTAATCAGGCCCGACCGCGGCACAGCCGCCGAGCAGCGCCAGGCACACCGCGACAGCGATTCGATTGCGCATCATGTCGGCCATTCCCCGCCACGCTCCTGCACGCGACGCCGGCGACGACGCTCGCCGCGCACCACGAAACCGCGACATACGATGTAGAACACCGGCGTGAACAACAGGCCGAAGAAGGTCACGCCCAACATGCCCGAAAACACCGCCGTGCCCAGCGACTGGCGCATCTCGGCGCCGGCGCCGCTGGCGAGCACCAGCGGCACCACGCCCATGATGAAGGAGAACGAGGTCATGAGGATCGGCCGCAGGCGCGTGCGCGCGGCCTGCATCGCTGCTTCACGACGACCGAGACCGGCGGCTTCGGCCTGGCGCGCGAACTCGACGATGAGGATGGCGTTCTTGGCGGCCAGACCAATGAGCACGATGAAACCGATCTGCACCAGGATGTCGTTCTGCATGCCGCGCAGGCTGACGCCGGTGATCGAGGCGAGCAGGCACATCGGCACGATGAGGATGACGGCGAGCGGCAGCATCCACGATTCGTACAGCGCCGCCAGCACCAGGAACACGAAGGCCACGCCGAGGCCGAAGGCCATCGCGGCGGTGTTGCCTGCCAGCTTTTCCTGCAGGGCGAGATCGGTCCATTCGAAGCCATAGCCTTCCGGCAGCACTTCCTCGGCGAGTTTCTCGATGGCCGCCAGTGCTTCGCCGGTCGAACGGCCCGGCGCCGCGATGCCCTGCACCTCGGCGGCGGTGTAGAGGTTGTAGCGCGCCACGCGGTAGGCGCCGGTCAGATCGCTGAAGGTGGTGAGCGAGCCGAGCGGCACCATCGCGCCGCGATTGGAACGGGTCTTGAGTTTCAGCAGATCCGAGGGGTCGTCGCGGTAATTGCCTTCGGCCTGGGCGGTGACGCGATAGGTTCGGCCGAGGAAATTGAAGTCGTTGACGTAGGCCGAGCCCAGGTAGATCTCGAGGGTGTCGAGCACACGCTCGGCGGGCACATCGAGTTTCTCGGCGCGCGTCCTGTCGATGTTGGCGAAAATCTTCGGCGTCTTGGTGTTGAAGGTGGTGAAGACGTTCTTCACTTCCGGCAGCTGGTTGGCGCGCGCGATGAACTCGGTGGTGACCTGCTCCAGGGCTTTCACACCGTGACCACCGCGGTCTTCCATGTAGAGCTTCCAACCGCCGCCGGTGCCGATGCCGCGCACGGGTGGTGGCGGCACGACGAAGGCCATCGCCTCCTGGATCACACCGAGCTTCTGCTGCGCGACGCGCAGCGTTTCGGTGACCGGGCTGTGGCGCGCGGCGCGATCGGCGTAGGGCGCGAGCGGGCAGAAGGCCGCGCCGGCATCGGGCGCGTTGGTGCGTGTCGCGCCATCGAAACCGGCGAAGCCCGCGCAGTGGGCGATGTCCGGGATCTTGAGCAGGATGCCGGCGGCGCGCCGCACGACTTTGTCGGTGCGCATCACCGACGAGCCCGGCGGCAGGCGATAGACGGTGATGATGTAGCCCTGATCCTGCTGCGGGATGAATCCGGTGGGCGTACTGCTGAAGGTCTTCCAGGTCAGGAAGATGAGCCCGGCGTAGATGATCATCATGACCAGCGTCATGCGTACCAGGCGCTTGGTGATGGCCGCGTAGCCGCTGGCAAAGCCGGCGAAGCTGGCATTGAAGGCGCGCGCGAACAGCGTGAACGGCATCAGCAGCATGCTGACCACGGGATGACGCTTGGCATGCGCGTCGTGAGGCTTCAACAGCAACGCGCCGAGTGCGGGCGACAAGGTCAGCGACACGATGGCCGAGATCACGGTGGCGCTGGCGATGGTCAGGGCGAACTGGCGATAGAACTGGCCCGAGATGCCGGAAATGAACGCGGTCGGCACGAACACCGCCGCCAGCACCAGCGCGATGGCGACCAACGCGCTGCCGACTTCGTCCATGGTCTTGTGCGCCGCTTCGCGCGGCGACAGGCCTTCGGCCAGGAAGCGTTCGATGTTCTCCACCACCACGATGGCGTCGTCCACCGCGATACCCACCGCCAGCACCAGGCCGAACAGGGTCAGGTTGTTGATGGAGAAACCAAACGCGCCCATCACCGCGAAGGTGCCGATCAGGGCAATCGGGATCGCGACGATGGGAATGATGGCGGCGCGCCACGACTGCAGGAACACCATGATCACCAGCACCACCAGCGCCATCGCCTCGAAGATGGTGAGGTAGACCTCGTGCACCGAGTCGGCGATGAACTGGGTGGGATTGAAGGCGATGACGTAGGCCACGCCCGACGGCAGCTCCTTGCCGATCTCGGTCATGAGATTCTCGACCGCCCGCGCGGTCTCGATGGCGTTGGAGCCCGGCCGCTGGAAGATCGGCATCGGCAGTGCCGGCTTGCCATCGATGTAGCCGATGGTGGAGTAATCCTGCGCGCCGAGTTCGACGCGTGCGACGTCCTTCAGGCGCGTGATGCGGCCGCCGGCGCCGCGTTTGACGACGATGTCGCCGAACTGCTCGGTGGTGAGAAAACGGCCCTGGCTCTCGACCGCCAGCTCGAAGGCGCCGGTGCTCGGCACCGGCTGCGCATTGATGGTGCCCGATGCCACCTGCACGTTGTTGGCGCGCACCGCCTCGACGATTTCGGTGGCGGTGAGATCGCGCGCCGCCGCGCGCTCCGGGTCTATCCAGATGCGCATGCCGTAGGCACGCTCGGCGAAGATGTTGATTGAACCGACGCCGTTCAGACGCACCAGCCGGTCGACGACATGGGTACGCGCGTAGTTCGACAGGTAGGCCGGGTCGCGCGAGCCGTCCGGCGAGAAGATGTGCACCACCATCAACATGTCGGGCGAGTTCTTGGTGACGTTGATGCCGAGTCGGCGCACGTCTTCCGGCAGGCGCGGCACCGCGATCGCCACGCGGTTCTGCACCAGCACCTGGGCGATATCGAGATTGGTGCCGAGTTCGAACGTGACGTTGATGACCAGGCGGCCGTCGCCGGTGGCGGACGACTGCATGAACAGCATGTGGTCGACGCCGTTGATTTCCTGCTCGAGCGGCGTGGCCACGGTGTTGGCCACGGTCTCGGCGCTGGCGCCGGGATAGCTGGCGGTGACCTGGATGGTCGGCGGCACGATGTCCGGGTACTGCGCGATGGGCAGCGCCACGTAGGCGATGGCGCCGACCAGCACGATGATGATCGAGATGACGGCCGCGAAGATCGGCCGGTCGACGAAGAAATGCGTGAAGCGCATGGTTTACTTGGCGGCGGCGTCTTTGATGGTGCCGTCCTCGGCGATGGTGGCCACGGTCGGCGTCACCGGTTTGCCGGGATGCGCGCGGATGATGCCGTTGACGACGATGGTCTCTTCGCTCTTCAGGCCCTCGCGCACCACGCGCAGTCCGTCGATCAGCGGCCCGAGCGTCACCACCCGCGCCTCGATGACGTTGTCCTTGCCGAGCACCATCACCAGCTTGCGCGCCTGGTCGGCCACCACCGCGATGTCCGGCACCATCACCGCTTCGTGCTCGCCGGCGCCGTACAGGCGCGCGCGCGAACATGCCGGGCAGCAGCACGTGGTCCGGGTTGGGGAACGTGGCATGGCCGCGGATCGAATCGGAGTTCGGATCGATTTCGTTGTCGACGAAGGTCATGTTGCCCTTGTGCACCCACTCCGTTTCATCGATGAGCTGGGCTTCTATGCGATTCGGCACGTCGCGCGAGGAGCGGCGCGTGCCGGCGCTGTCGAGACGCGTGTAGCGCAGGAACTCGGCTTCCGAGGCTTCGATTTCGAATTCGATGGGGTCGAGCGAGACGATGGTGGTGAGCAGGGTCGAATCGGCGCTGCCACCCGAGATGAGGTTGCCGACGTCGACGCGGATGTCCGACAGGCGACCGGCCATCGGCGCGCGCACCTCGGTGAAATCGAGATTCAGCTCGGCATTGCGCAAGGCGGCCTTCGCGGCATCGACCTCGGCCTGCGCGGCATCGCGCTTGGCGCGCCGTTCTTCGGCGGTCTCGGTACTCATGGCGCGCGACGATTGCAGACGCTGACCGCGTTCGAACTCGAGCTGCGCGACCTTGAGCTGCGTGCCGGCCTGGTCGACACCGGCCTTGGCGCGCGCCACCTCGGTCTTGAACGGGCGCTGGTCGATGACGAACAACAGCTCGCCGGCCTCGACCATCTGGCCTTCCTTGAAATGCACCGATTCGAGATAGCCCGACACGCGCGCGCGCACGTCGACGCGCTCCTTGGCGATGAAGCGGCCGGTGTAATCGTCCCATTCGGTGATGCGTTTGAAGACCGGCTTGGCGACCGTCACCGCCGGCGGTGGCGGCGCGGCGGCGGGCGCCGGGTCGGCGGCACGCGCGCCATGTGCGCCCAGCCCCAGGAACATCATCCACACCACGGCGAGCGCGCCTCCTGCGGCGCCGAAACGTAGCTTCGCCTTCACGGTCATACGCGACCCGTCCTCACCACGCACAATTGCTGCCCTGCAGTATCGCAGAAAGCCCGCATGCCGACGATACCGATTCGGGGAAGCGCGCGCCGGTCAAGGCATGTTCGCGGCCCTGATCGAGCGGCCTGTGCCAATTGTGGACAAACGTGCCGGGCGCTACTCGCGTCGCTCATTCGGCCGCCAGGCGCGCGCGGTCGTGGGGCTGTTGCAAACCGTGCTTCGAAAAAGGCCGGCCCGCGCGGAATGATGCCGTTGGGATTGACGTGGGTGATGGAGTAATAGCCACGCACGAAGTGCGGGACGTTGACGGTGTCGGCCACGCCCGGCCACTGG carries:
- a CDS encoding multidrug efflux RND transporter permease subunit, yielding MRFTHFFVDRPIFAAVISIIIVLVGAIAYVALPIAQYPDIVPPTIQVTASYPGASAETVANTVATPLEQEINGVDHMLFMQSSATGDGRLVINVTFELGTNLDIAQVLVQNRVAIAVPRLPEDVRRLGINVTKNSPDMLMVVHIFSPDGSRDPAYLSNYARTHVVDRLVRLNGVGSINIFAERAYGMRIWIDPERAAARDLTATEIVEAVRANNVQVASGTINAQPVPSTGAFELAVESQGRFLTTEQFGDIVVKRGAGGRITRLKDVARVELGAQDYSTIGYIDGKPALPMPIFQRPGSNAIETARAVENLMTEIGKELPSGVAYVIAFNPTQFIADSVHEVYLTIFEAMALVVLVIMVFLQSWRAAIIPIVAIPIALIGTFAVMGAFGFSINNLTLFGLVLAVGIAVDDAIVVVENIERFLAEGLSPREAAHKTMDEVGSALVAIALVLAAVFVPTAFISGISGQFYRQFALTIASATVISAIVSLTLSPALGALLLKPHDAHAKRHPVVSMLLMPFTLFARAFNASFAGFASGYAAITKRLVRMTLVMMIIYAGLIFLTWKTFSSTPTGFIPQQDQGYIITVYRLPPGSSVMRTDKVVRRAAGILLKIPDIAHCAGFAGFDGATRTNAPDAGAAFCPLAPYADRAARHSPVTETLRVAQQKLGVIQEAMAFVVPPPPVRGIGTGGGWKLYMEDRGGHGVKALEQVTTEFIARANQLPEVKNVFTTFNTKTPKIFANIDRTRAEKLDVPAERVLDTLEIYLGSAYVNDFNFLGRTYRVTAQAEGNYRDDPSDLLKLKTRSNRGAMVPLGSLTTFSDLTGAYRVARYNLYTAAEVQGIAAPGRSTGEALAAIEKLAEEVLPEGYGFEWTDLALQEKLAGNTAAMAFGLGVAFVFLVLAALYESWMLPLAVILIVPMCLLASITGVSLRGMQNDILVQIGFIVLIGLAAKNAILIVEFARQAEAAGLGRREAAMQAARTRLRPILMTSFSFIMGVVPLVLASGAGAEMRQSLGTAVFSGMLGVTFFGLLFTPVFYIVCRGFVVRGERRRRRRVQERGGEWPT